The sequence CACCATCTCGCCGTTTGGCAATTCAAGGGCCAAGGCTGGCTCACCTGTTTCTTCTTCTTTCTGACGAGCAAGAACGGTCACTTTCCGGTCATTTGGAGTAATGCCCAAATCATTCATCAAGAGCTCAATCTTCTTGACAGCTCCTTCACCGACACGCTCTGCTTTAACATCCAAAATGGTTTGGTAATAGCGACGGATGATTTCTTGTTGGGAAGCTTCAATCGCAGCGTCATTGTCCACAATGGCAAAGCCAACCATGTTGACGCCCATGTCTGTTGGAGAAGCATAAGGTGAGGTTCCTAAGATGCGTTCCAACATGCGCTTCAAGACAGGGAAGATTTCGATATCGCGGTTGTAATTGACAGTTGTTTCCCCGTAGGTTTGAAGGTGGAAAGGATCGATCATATTGACATCGTCTAGATCTGCAGTCGCTGCTTCATAAGCCAAGTTGACTGGGTGGTGCAAAGGAAGATTCCATACTGGGAAGGTTTCAAACTTGGCATAACCTGATTTGATCCCATTTAATTGGTCATGGTACATATTGGACATACAAGTTGCCAGCTTACCAGAACCAGGTCCAGGAGCCGTCACAACGACCAAATTGCGACTAGTTTTGATGTAGTCATTTTTCCCCATCCCTTCAGGAGAGATGATGTGGTCCATATCAGTCGGATAGCCCTTGATCGGATAGTGGAGATAAGAGGCGATCCCGCTCTTGTCCAGTTGTTTGCGAAAGGCGTCTGCTGCAGCTTGTCCAGCATATTGGGTGATGACAACGGATCCAACATAGATGCCGAGTTCATTGAATTTGTCGATCAAGCGCAGTACTTCTTGGTCATAAGAAATTCCTAGATCTCCACGGGCTTTTGAGTGCTCAATATTGTTGGCATTGATGGCAATGACAATCTCCACCTGGTCGCGCAATTCTTGGAGTAACTTGATCTTATTGTCTGGTTCGTATCCAGGGAGGACACGAGCAGCGTGGAAGTCCTCTAACATCTTACCACCAAATTCAAGGTAGAGCTTGCCATCGAATTGGTTGATCCGCTCAATAATGTGGTCACGTTGCAAGTTCAAATACTTTTCAGAACTAAAAGCTTGTTTTTTCATGTAAAACTCCTGTATATAAGGGAAGGGCCTGCCACACGAATCCAAGGATGAGTGTTCCGTTCCCTACCATTTCATTCTTTCATATTATATCAGAAAACAGATGGAAGATAAAATATTCTAAGATACTTTCCTAAGGGGAATGTGGATGCCGAGGGGCTCAATGGTGACTCACGCTGGAAAGTTTCAAAGAGAACCTTGTTTTCCCTCTAAAAAAGCCCCTTACGGGGCTCCAGATCGATGCTACTTAATAGTGTTTAATCAAATCAACTGTAGAGCGATCCAATTTCTTAACCAATGCTTGTAAGAAGGCTTGCGCTTGCAAGAAATCATCCATGGCATAGAGGGTTTGGTGAGAGTGGATGTAACGTGCACAGACACCAATGGTTGTTGATGGGACTCCGCCATTCTTCAAGTGTGCTGCACCTGCATCGGTACCACCTTTGGCACAATAGTATTGGAATTTGATGCCCGATTCTTCAGCCGTAGTGAGCAAGAAGTCTTTCATATTTGGTAGCATGATGTGACCTGGATCGTAGAAGCGAAGCAGTGTTCCTTCCCCAATCGCACCTTGGTCTCCAAAGACATCGGCTGCTGGCGAACAATCTACAGCAAGGAAGATTTCAGGATCAAATTTAGTGGTTGAAGTGTGGGCTCCACGAAGTCCCACTTCTTCTTGAACGTTGGCCCCTACATAGAGTTCGTTGTTTAAGGCTTGTCCAGAAAGGCTCTTGGCCAATTCGCTGACCATCAAGACACCGTAGCGGTTATCCCATGCTTTTGAGATGACGTTTTTACCATTAGCAGTAAGAATAGCAGAGCTATCTGGGACCAAGGTATCTCCAGGACAGACCCCATAGCTTTCAGCTTCGGCTTTAGAGCTAAAGCCAGCATCAAAGACGATGTCGCTAATGGCAGGTACGGTTGGTCCACCTGTTCCACGTGTCAAATGAGGAGGAACAGATCCTGAAATAGCAGGGTATTCACGTCCGTCACGTGTAAAGAGTTTGAAGCGTTGGCTGCTGACGACCATCGGATTCCAACCTCCGATTGGGACAACACGGAAAGTCCCATCAGCTTTGATTTCGCTGATCATAAAACCAACTTCGTCCATGTGGGCAGCTACTAAGATACGAGGAGCATCGGCAGCTGTTGAATGTTTGACCCCAAAGATCCCACCAAGACCATCTGTCACGATTTCGTCCACATGAGGGGTCAATTGTTGGCGCAAATAATCCCGTACAGGAGCTTCATGACCTGAGATAGCAGGGATTTCAGTTACTTCTTTGATTTTAGAAAATAAATCAGTCATAGGTTACCTTCTTTCTGATGTTATTTTATCACTTTTTCTACAAGGATGGTAGCGTTATTATGGAAATCAGTCTCTAAAAGCGGAGGGAGAGATCTAGCCTAGACCGTTGTCCCTCTGCTTATTTTGTGTTACAATAGGCACTATGAAAGCTAAAAAAATTATTTTGTCTAGTCTGGCTGTAGCAAGTGCAGGAGCTCTTGCGGCCGGTGTTTATAAAATTGCCAAAGATCAAAATCGTCTCCGTACCCAAGAAGAGTTGGTAGCAGAAGTGCGGGAACAAATGGAAGCCATGGGGACGATTGCGACTCTGTATGTGGAACTCTACGAGTCTAGTGAAGAGCGCTTAGTAGGTGGTGTCATTTTTGAAGATGAGCGCCATTACCGCTTTGTCTATGAGGATGGTCTCTTGCATTATGAAGAGGAAAAACTATGATTACACCAAATTCTCTAGAAGAAATTGCTTCTTATGTAGAGCAAGAGGGCAAGAAAGTCTTTGTCTTTTCAGCCGACTGGTGTGGGGATTGCCGTTACCTCAAACCTTTTTTGCCGGAGATTGAGGCTGAAAATCCCGAATTTACCTTTATCTTGATTGACCGCGATGCCTATATGGATCTGGCGAAAGTCTGGGATGTTTATGGGATCCCAAGTTTGGTGGTTCTGGAAAAGGATAAGGAAATCGGTCGGTTTGTCAATCGGGATCGGAAAACCAAAGCGCAGATTACAGCATTCTTAGCAGGATTAAAATAGGAGAAAATCATGATTGTAACATACAACAAAGAACAAGTCGGCGATGTATTGATGCTGACCTTGAAAAATAGTGGAGAAGCAAAGCTCGCGGTTGAGAGAAAAGGAAAAGTAGCTCGCGTTTACCGTGAGGACAACCAAGAAACCGTTGCCTGGAATATCTTTGATGCCTCATCTTTCTTCGCCATCGAAGGCAATGGCCAAGTCTTTTTGACAGATGAGCAAGTAGTTCGTTTGAATCAAGAATTGGAAAGAGAAGGTTTCGCAGAACGTTTGGTCAACGATCGGGAACCAAAATTTGTGGTTGGAGAAATCCGTGAAATGGTAGCCCATCCAGATAGTGACCACTTGAATATCTGCCAAGTAGCAGTTGGACCAGATAAGACAGTTCAGATCGTAGCAGGAGCTCCAAATACGCGAGTGGGTCTCAAGACCATTGTCGCTCTTCCAGGTGCCATGATGCCGGATGGTAGCTTGATTTTCCCTGGGGCCCTTCGTGGAGAAAAAAGCTATGGCATGATGTGCAGTCCACGTGAATTGCACTTGCCAAATGCTCCTCAAAAACGAGGCATTATTGAATTGGATGATGCAGAAGTAGCAGGGACACCTTTTGATCCTGCTCGTCACTGGAACGAATAAAGAGAAGAATCTAGGATGTTTTGGATCCTAGATTTTTTTGATAATTTTGGTTTGTCACCTCCATTTTTTGAAATTTTTTCGAATAAATAGATAGGAGGTAAATGATGTATAATAAAGTTATTTTAATCGGTCGCCTAGTAGCGGCTCCAGAATTGCATAAAACCAGCACAGACAAATCCGTTGCCCGAGTGACCGTTGCGGTCAATCGTCGCTACAAGGACCAAAATGGAGATCGAGAGACGGATTTTGTTAATGTGGTTGTCTGGGGGAAATTGGCTGAAACCATGGCTAGTTATGCCAGTAAAGGAAGCTTGATCTCTTTGGATGGAGAGATTCGGACACGCCGCTACGAGAAAAATGGGGTCATGCAGTATGTGACAGAGGTCCTCTGCCAAAGTTTTCAGTTGCTAGAGAGCCGCGCTCAGCGAGCGATGCGTGAAAATGGTGGAACGGGAGATTTGGCCGATATTATCTTAGAAGAGGAAGATCTTCCTTTTTAGAGGAGATAAAGAAAGCTGGTTTGTTAAAAGACCAGTTTTTTAATATTTTTCAGAGAGATTATTCGGTGTTTATTCTTTTTAAAAGGATTGGAAAATTGATCTGCACAATAAAAACCAGCACTTTTTTTGAAAAAGTAGTAAAATAAAGTAATATATATTCAAAATTTTCAGAAAAGGAACGGAGTTTGAAGGGGAAAGAAGAAAGAAAAGAACTGTTAAAATGGCTGATAAAACGGGTTCTACTGGTGATTCCAGTGACCTGCATCCTCTTGTGGATCTATGCCGTTTGTCAAACCAGTAGCATCAAGGATCAGACCAAGATCGGTGTCACCTATATGACCATGAACAATGAGTTCTATAAAAGTATTCATTCGGAAATAAGTCGAATTGCCGATGAGAAAGAGGCTCTTGTCTATGTCCGAGATCCAGAATTGGACGAAAAAAGGCAGAGCCAGCAGATCGATGATTTTTGCGCTCAAAAGGTAAATGTGATTGTGATTAATCCGGTCAAAGGAGATAGTCAGCCCATTTTAAGGGCTCTTAAAAAAGCTAGAAAACAAGGAATTAAGATCATTGCAGTTGATACCCAGATCAAGCATTTTAAGCCGGATGCCAGCATTGTCTCCGACAACTACCAAGCAGGAGTCTTGATTGCAAAAGAGCTGATGAAACGCTCTTCAAATGCTCGGATCCTTCTCTTGGAGCATAAGGGGACTGTTTCAGCAGATACGCGGATTCAGGGATTTAAGGATACCATCAAAGGACATGGGTCATATGAGATTATCTCGGAACTAGAAACCAAGGGTCAGACGGAGATCGCTATGCCAGCTGTCCGTAAGTTCTTGCAGTCAGGGGGAAATGTCGATACTCTAGTTTCCTTGAATGACCGTTCAGCTATAGGAGCTTTAGCAGCGATCAAGGAGCAAGGGATCACCCATTCCATTGCGATCTATGGGATTGATGGCTCACCAGATATGAAAACCTTGCTGCACTCGACAGATGATGTTGTAGGAACCGTTGCCCAGTCTCCTTTGAAGATGGGAGACCGCGTGATGGAGGTCATCCAAGATATGGCTGATGGGAAGAGCTACCAAAAAGAAATAACCATTCCGGTTCAGATGATGACAAAGGAAAACATCGATCAATTTGATGTGAATGGGTGGCAGTAATGAGAAAATTTAGAGGTGTGAGATACAGTTTGGCCATCCTGATGGTCGTGAATTTTATCGCTGTGATGCTCAACAGTATCATCTATCTTCAAGCAACCAATTATATCATTGCCCAACGACAAGCTTCCCTATTAGTAGAACGCTTAGAGCGCATTCCTTTTGCGCCCTCTACAACTTTTTGGTTGTCTGCACTCTTATTTGCTGGGATTGCCTTGATTTCCATGAGTCGTTATCGGTCTCAAACGAGTCGATGGTCCATTTTTGATAAGTGGAACATTCTGGAGATCCTCCTGATGTTGCTCTTGATGTGGGTCCAAAATGTAGCTTATAACGGGCTCATTCTCTTGGTTTTTGCGGATATCTTCTATGGTTCCAAAGAGTTGAATACCAAGCGAGACCGCAAGTATTGGTTTGCGTTTATCCTAGTGAGTTTCTTGATGCTTCTTGTGACCAATTCAGACGTCTTTTCGCTTTTCTTTCCGATTCCTTCTCTGGATGTCTATATTCATTTTTATCCTGCCTCCATTCGGATTCTGGCCTTTTTCTTAAAGAATTCCCTCTATGCCTTGAATATGGTGCTCTTCATTATTTCGCTTTTGTTCTATATTATGAATGTTCTTGCGGAAAACCACGAAGTGGAAGAAGAGTTGGCCATGGTTTCGAAGGTCAATACGGAGTTGAACAACTATATGGCCTTGTCTGAGAAGATTGCAGAAGATCGGGAGCGCAAGCGGATTGCTCGGGAGATTCACGATACCTTGGGACATGCGCTAACAGGGATCTCGGCAGGTTTAGATGCTGTTGGAGTCTTGATTGATATCGATCCCAATCGGGCAAAAGAGCAGGTAAAAAGCGTATCAGAAGTTGTCCGGGAAGGGATTCAAGATGTGAGAGGCTCTCTCAACCGCCTCCGTCCAGGTGCCCTTGAGGGACGAACCCTCAAAGATGCTTTGGAAAAGATGATCCGCGAGTACCAGACACTTTCCAACTTGCAGGTTGATTTATATTATGAATGGGTCGATGTCGATATGGACGTCATGATTGAAGATACGATCTTTCGTGTGATCCAAGAGTCTATGACCAATGCGGTTCGCCATGGTCATGCCAGTCAGATGAGCCTTCATTTTTTTGAGGATGAAGAAGATTACCTGATCGAGTTGCAGGACAATGGGGTTGGGTTTGAAACCTTGACCTATGGCTATGGGCTCAAGCAGATGATGGAACGAATTTCTATCCTAGGAGGACAGCTTCAATTTGAAAGTCGCGATGGATTTTTCACGCGCGTCAGTTTACCGAAATATAAAGAAGGGAGATAGAGATGGTGATAAAAGTAATGGTGGCAGATGACCAGGCCTTGATTCGAGAATCTCTGAAAATTATTTTGTCAGCCCACCCCGATATCGAAGTGGTGGCCACGGTGGAAGATGGGAATCACGTCTTATCTAGCATTCCGCAGACACATCCTGACCTGATCTTAATGGATATTCGGATGCCAGGCATGGATGGGGTTTTGGCGACAAAAGAAGTAAAAGAGCATTATCCGGATATCAAAATTATTATTTTAACGACCTTTGACGATGATGAATTTATCTATAGTGCGCTCAAGTATGGTGCTTCAGGTTATCTTTTAAAGGGAGCTTCGACAGAGGAACTCTATGAAGCGATTAAGGTGGTGTATCAAGGCGGAGCCATGATCAACCCGAATATCGCTAGTAAAGTCTTTCAAATTTTCTCACAAATGGCCAAAACCAACTTCTCTATTGCTGTGGATGAGGACAATGTTAAGGATTTGAGCACGACGGAATGGCGCATTATCCAAGAAGTCGGCTATGGGGAGTCCAATAAAGAAATTGCGGCCAAACTTTTCTTATCAGAAGGAACCGTGCGCAATTACTTATCAACGATTTTGGCGAAATTAAACCTACGAGATCGAACGCAATTAGCGATCTGGTCAGTCCAAACAGGAGTGACGAGACGTGATTTTTCTAAAGGAAATACAGAATGAAATTGAAGCGAAAGCATCTTTGTTGGGGGATCGGTCTCCTTGTTGTGCTCTGTGCAAGCGCAGGTTTTTATTGGTGGAAACAGCAACCGACCGTACTCCATATCGGCGTTTATGCAGGTTCTAGCTGGGATGTGCCAACTAGTCAACGTTCCCATGCCTTGGATCGTGCGATTCAAAAATTTGAGAAATCCCATCCCCACGTCCGTGTAGAGTATGAAAATGGGATTCCGCAGTCAGATTATTCAGATTGGCTCTCTGAAAAGATTGTTTCAGGAAAGACGCCAGATGTGTTTATGGTCTCTGAGCAAGATCTTTCCTTATTAGCAGCGCGGGGTGTGCTAGAAAAGTTAAACGGCTATATGGATCGAAAAGATCAAGCTGCCTTTTATCCCGTTGCCTTTGAATCGGGTGTCTTTCAGGGGCAAACCTATGCCTTGCCTTATGAAAGCAATCCGATTTTGATGTGTGTCAATAAAGATCTCTTGGATAAAGAAGGCATCGCGGTTCCCAAAGAAGGTTGGACCCTTGAAGAGTTCTATACGATTTGCAAGAAACTAACCAAAGATACCAATGGGGATGGGCAATTGGACCAATTTGGGAGTACAGAATACACCTGGAAAGAAGCCTTGGCGGCAAATGGAGGTTATCTCTTCCAAGGTGGCATGCTCAAGCTGACAGCTCCAGAGGTGAAAGAGTCTTTGACTTTTCTGCAAAAATTGGAAGATCTAAATAAAAATTACAAGGTGAGCTCTAAAGATTTTGACCAGGGGAAAGTCGCCTTCTATCCCATGACCTTAGCCCAATATCGGACCTATAAACCTTATCCCTACCACGTTTCTAAATATTCAAACTTCACCTGGACCTGTATCCCGATGCCTGCTAAGTCAAAAACGACCAAGGCAACCTTAGTCACGACGACTTCTTTTGCTATGTCGGCTCGAAGTTCTCATTCCAAGTTAGCTTGGGAATTGATGCAACTCTTAACAGAGGATCCAGACATTCAACAAACCCTCTTTGCCCAATCCCAAGGGATCTCTGTCATGCCACAGGTCGTCAAGAGTCGCTCTAGTAAAGACCTTCTGCAGGTGGATGATTTTGGAACAGATTCCTTGACCAATCAGACCTTGAACCGCATCATGGAACAAGCTGTTGAAAGTAGTCCTAAAAATGTCTCAAAAGAGGTGCTAGAAAAGCTAGACTACTTGATTGGCAATGCCTTGCGCGATCAGGATGTCGAGAACCGCTTGCCTCAAATTCAGAGGGAGATTGAGAGTAGTCTACAGGTAGGAGTTTAGAGCAAAATAAGATGGCATTTTGTCAAGTGACAGATGTCATTTTTTAATTGCTAAATGTCATATTGGGAATGTGACATTTGACAATATAAAAACGCTTTCAAATAGTCTACAATAGAGTCAAATAAAGGAGGCGTAGAAAAATGAAATACCTCGTTTTGGTCAGTCATGGTGGACTGGCAGAAGGTCTAAAAACATCACTGGCCATGTTTGCTGGTGACAAGTTGGATCAGGTCATCGCAGTTGGACTCAAAGAAGGAAAATCGGTTGATGACTTCGCAGTTGATTTTAGAGAGAGCATTTCAGGATTGACAGCTGATGATTCTGTTTTGGTCTTGGCAGATATCGTAGGTGGTAGTCCATTAACCACTGCAGCCACGGTTCTAGAAGAAGCTGGAAAGCTCGATGGAGCCTTGATCCTTGGTGGGATGAACCTTACCATGGCCTTGACGGCAGTTGTGATGAAGGATGTGTTGGATGGAGACGATTTATCAGCCACCATCTTATCAGAAGCACGATCTGCACTACAGCCTTTTGAAGTTTCAGCCACTAGTGCTGAAGAAGATGATGACGATATTTAATAGGGAGGTACCTTATGGTAGTAACATTTGTACGGATTGATGACCGCATGATTCACGGTCAGACAGTCACACGCTGGGCAAAAGAAAAACCATGTGATGGTTTGATTGCCGTAAACGATGCAGCAGCATCAAACAAGGTTTTGATCCAAGCTTACAAAGGCGCATCAGACAAGAAAACCTTTGTATGGACAAAGGAAGCCTTTAAGGAAAAATCAGCAAAAGTAACAGAATCAGATAGTCGTTACTTCTTGATCACCAAAAATCCAATCGATATGAAGGAAATTTTGGTCGACCAAGGGTTTGTCCCAGGTGATGTCAAAGAAATCATCGTTGGCCCTGCAAATGATCGTCCAGGTGCTGTGAAATTGGGGAATAACCAATCCATCACTCAGGAAGAAGCAGAAGCCTTCCAAGCCATTCAAGCAGCAGGCTACAAGGTGAAATTCCAATTGTTGCCAGATGTTTCCATCGGTTATTGGGATGATTTCAAATCAAAATTTGGTTTTTAAACCCAACAGTCTTATCTGTTAGGTAAATAAATTTACAAACAAAAGGAGCGTTTGTTATGACAATTTCATGGATTCAAGCAATCTTGCTTGGTATTTTCGCCAGCTTGTCTTCAATGCCTGGTATGGGAGGTTCCAGTATCGGGAACTATACACTCGGTCGTCCCTTGATCGGTGGGTTGATTTCAGGTTTAATTCTTGGAGATGTGACAACTGGTATTATGGTCGGGGTTGCCCTTCAAGTCGTTTATATCGCCTTGGTAACACCTGGTGGTACCGTATCTGCCGATGTTCGTGCCATCTCTTATATCGGTGTTCCTCTTGCTATCTTGTTTGTGCATGCCAATAACATCACAGATGAAGCAGGAATCGCCGCAGCTGCAGCTCCAATCGGTGCAGCTGTTGGGACAATCGGTACAGTTCTTTTCTACGGTACCGCTACTATGAACTTGGTATGGCAACACATTGGTTGGAAAGCCGTTGAAGAAGGAAACTTCAAAAAACTCTACGCAGTTGACTGGGTTTACCCTTGGATCTCTCACTTCCTCTTCTCTTTCCTTCCAACAATGATTATCACCAAATACGGTGAAAATATGGTTGATTTGATGAAACAATACCTTCCTATGGATGGTTACTGGATGAAAGCCCTCTTTACAGTCGGTGCTCTTCTCCCATGTGTCGGTATTGCCATCTTGTTGAAACAAATTGTTACAGAAGCAACTGACTTCATTCCATTCTTTGTTGGATTTACCTTGGCGAAATCTCTCGGATTGAACTTGGTATCCAGTGCCGTTGTTTCATTAATCTTTGCAGTAATCTACTATGAACTTGAAGTGATCAAATCGATGAAAGCTGCTCCTGCTGGAGCGGTGGATCTAGACGATGATGAGGAGGATATTTAAAATGGCTGATAGAAAGAAAATTTCAAAGAAAACATTAGCAAAAGCATTCCATCATTGGTATTATGGTCATTTGACTTGTTTCTCTCAAGAACATATGCAAACCTTCGGGTACTTGACTTCTATGCTTCCAATCGTAGAAGAAATGTATGACACAAAAGAAGAACAAAAGGATGCTATGCAAACCTATACGGCCTTCTTCAACACTGAACCACAACTTGGATCTCTTGTTGTAGGGATCACAGCTGGTTTGGAAGAAGCGCGTGCAAACGGAGATGCAGTAGATGGCGAAACCATCAACGGTATGCGTGCCGGTTTGATGGGACCAATCGCTGGTATTGGTGACTCATTGGTCGTTGGTACCTTGATTCCAGTTCTCTTGGGGATTGCCCTTGGACTTTCTAAAGGTGGTAACATCGCTGGTGCTCTCTTCTACATCGTCGTATGGAACCTTTTAGTCTACTTTGGTATGCGCTTTGCCTTCTTCAAAGGTTACCAATTAGGGGATAAAGCCGTTGAATTCCTTGTAGGACCAAAAGGACAAGCTCTTCGTAAAGCGATCAGCGTTGTCGGTGGTATGGTTATCGGTGCCGTAGCAGCTACTTGGGTATCTGTTACAACAGCCCTTCAATTTAAGAATTCTGAAGGAAAAGTCTTCTTGAACATTCAAGAAAAGATCGATGGTGTTTATCCAGGTCTCTTGACAGCAGCCTTCATCACTCTTTGCTGGTGGTTGATGTCTAAGAAAAAAATTTCACCAAACAAAGTTATGTTACTTCTCGTTGTAGTTGCTTTGATCGGTGTTGCCCTTGGTATCTTCGACCCACATCTTAAATACTAAGGAAAATAAAAAACGGATTTGCTAGTAGGAGTTTTTGAGAATGAAGTGAATTGACCTCCTTTACTTGCACTTCATTCTCAATTTTTATCAGGAGGAATCCCATGGTTACAAAACAAGAACTTGTCAATGGATATGAAACTGAAATCAAGTACCAACGTCACATGCTTGAAAACCTTGGTCGTTGGTTCAGCTTACTCTTTATCATTGCCAGTATTGGTGTGGTATTGATCTATCTCTTTCACAAAAGTTTCCTCCCACTCTTGATCCTCGGGATTTTACTAGCCTTGGTTGGAATTTTAGGCATGATTGTTTTTGGATACGGCATCTACCGCGGGCGGATTAATCTTCAAAAAGTGATCGATGATTTCAATCAAAAATTGACAATTTTAAATTGATATTTTAGAAACATCTCATTTATTTTTGAGGTGTTTTTTTCTTGACTATTTCTGACCAAGTGATACAATAGAAACATAAGTTAGCACTTACGTATAGAGAGTGCTAAAAACACGTATGGAGGAATGAACATGTTAAAACCATTAGGAGACCGTGTGGTCTTAAAAGTAGAAGAAAAAGAACAGACTGTTGGAGGTTTTGTCCTCGCAGGTGCGAGCAAGGCCGATACAAAAACAGCTGAAGTAGTGGCCGTTG comes from Streptococcus parasanguinis ATCC 15912 and encodes:
- a CDS encoding PTS system mannose/fructose/N-acetylgalactosamine-transporter subunit IIB; translated protein: MVVTFVRIDDRMIHGQTVTRWAKEKPCDGLIAVNDAAASNKVLIQAYKGASDKKTFVWTKEAFKEKSAKVTESDSRYFLITKNPIDMKEILVDQGFVPGDVKEIIVGPANDRPGAVKLGNNQSITQEEAEAFQAIQAAGYKVKFQLLPDVSIGYWDDFKSKFGF
- a CDS encoding PTS mannose/fructose/sorbose/N-acetylgalactosamine transporter subunit IIC, coding for MTISWIQAILLGIFASLSSMPGMGGSSIGNYTLGRPLIGGLISGLILGDVTTGIMVGVALQVVYIALVTPGGTVSADVRAISYIGVPLAILFVHANNITDEAGIAAAAAPIGAAVGTIGTVLFYGTATMNLVWQHIGWKAVEEGNFKKLYAVDWVYPWISHFLFSFLPTMIITKYGENMVDLMKQYLPMDGYWMKALFTVGALLPCVGIAILLKQIVTEATDFIPFFVGFTLAKSLGLNLVSSAVVSLIFAVIYYELEVIKSMKAAPAGAVDLDDDEEDI
- a CDS encoding PTS system mannose/fructose/sorbose family transporter subunit IID, which encodes MRRIFKMADRKKISKKTLAKAFHHWYYGHLTCFSQEHMQTFGYLTSMLPIVEEMYDTKEEQKDAMQTYTAFFNTEPQLGSLVVGITAGLEEARANGDAVDGETINGMRAGLMGPIAGIGDSLVVGTLIPVLLGIALGLSKGGNIAGALFYIVVWNLLVYFGMRFAFFKGYQLGDKAVEFLVGPKGQALRKAISVVGGMVIGAVAATWVSVTTALQFKNSEGKVFLNIQEKIDGVYPGLLTAAFITLCWWLMSKKKISPNKVMLLLVVVALIGVALGIFDPHLKY